A single window of Vanessa tameamea isolate UH-Manoa-2023 chromosome 5, ilVanTame1 primary haplotype, whole genome shotgun sequence DNA harbors:
- the LOC113392685 gene encoding diuretic hormone 1 isoform X3 has translation MMSWAIWCAMVVAGCACAEAAPASNALTPAIDWAQFDSTAPDDESIGYAVPSMSGRFTAGAPWLYLLAEVPRDSQVPSNEGLARSRRTLYVSVNPAVEVLQREAYNNYLERQAHANRNFLNCVGKRDPWSNPDCILKH, from the exons ATG ATGTCGTGGGCGATCTGGTGCGCTATGGTGGTAGCGGGCTGCGCGTGCGCAGAGGCCGCACCTGCATCTAACGCGCTTACACCTGCTATCGACTGGGCGCAGTTCGACTCAACGGCACCCGACGAT GAAAGCATCGGCTACGCTGTTCCTTCCATGAGCGGACGCTTCACGGCCGGCGCGCCTTGGCTCTACCTCTTAGCTGAAGTACCGCGTGATTCTCAG GTACCTAGTAATGAGGGTCTGGCTCGCTCACGCCGCACCCTCTACGTGTCCGTGAATCCTGCGGTGGAAGTCCTACAACGCGAGGCATACAACAATTATCTGGAAAGACAAGCACACGCCAACCGAAATTTTCTGAACTGCGTGGGAAAGCGAG ATCCTTGGAGTAACCCAGACTGCATATTGAAGCATTAA
- the LOC113392685 gene encoding diuretic hormone 1 isoform X2, whose translation MMSWAIWCAMVVAGCACAEAAPASNALTPAIDWAQFDSTAPDDESIGYAVPSMSGRFTAGAPWLYLLAEVPRDSQENERVKRRMPQLSIDMPMSVLRNKLNLEMERKVHALRAAVNRNFLNDIGKRGFGLRSSEVDKY comes from the exons ATG ATGTCGTGGGCGATCTGGTGCGCTATGGTGGTAGCGGGCTGCGCGTGCGCAGAGGCCGCACCTGCATCTAACGCGCTTACACCTGCTATCGACTGGGCGCAGTTCGACTCAACGGCACCCGACGAT GAAAGCATCGGCTACGCTGTTCCTTCCATGAGCGGACGCTTCACGGCCGGCGCGCCTTGGCTCTACCTCTTAGCTGAAGTACCGCGTGATTCTCAG GAGAATGAGCGTGTGAAGCGACGCATGCCGCAGCTGTCCATCGACATGCCGATGTCCGTTCTACGCAATAAGCTGAATCTCGAGATGGAAAGGAAGGTGCATGCTCTCCGGGCCGCAGTCAATAGAAACTTCCTCAACGACATTGGAAAGAGAG GTTTCGGGTTAAGATCTTCGGAAgtggataaatattaa
- the LOC113392685 gene encoding diuretic hormone 45 isoform X1: MMSWAIWCAMVVAGCACAEAAPASNALTPAIDWAQFDSTAPDDESIGYAVPSMSGRFTAGAPWLYLLAEVPRDSQNVAEIHEGRARPKRKMPSLSINNPMEVLRQRLLLEVARKQMREANQRQAVANRVFLQNVGKRGFWANSVSSRYDN; encoded by the exons ATG ATGTCGTGGGCGATCTGGTGCGCTATGGTGGTAGCGGGCTGCGCGTGCGCAGAGGCCGCACCTGCATCTAACGCGCTTACACCTGCTATCGACTGGGCGCAGTTCGACTCAACGGCACCCGACGAT GAAAGCATCGGCTACGCTGTTCCTTCCATGAGCGGACGCTTCACGGCCGGCGCGCCTTGGCTCTACCTCTTAGCTGAAGTACCGCGTGATTCTCAG aATGTCGCCGAAATCCACGAAGGGCGCGCGAGGCCGAAACGGAAGATGCCGTCGCTCTCCATCAACAATCCCATGGAGGTGCTCCGCCAGCGACTCCTGCTCGAAGTGGCCCGCAAACAAATGCGCGAAGCAAACCAACGGCAGGCGGTCGCCAACAGAGTCTTCTTGCAAAACGTTGGCAAACGAG GTTTTTGGGCTAATTCAGTATCATCTCGCTACGACAATTAA